Proteins encoded by one window of Methylovirgula ligni:
- the ccmB gene encoding heme exporter protein CcmB: MSQSPRTRPAPLRALLLRDLRIGRRIGGAISMGVVFFLCLVTITPFAVGPDQTLLARIGPAILWIAALLATLLGLDRLLQADAEDGSLDLFLTSETPLELIVLVKCLAHWLLTGLPLVAASPIFGLMLGLAPAELPRVVASLLVGTPALTLLGAIGAALTVSLRRGGLLLAVLILPLAVPVLIFGVAAAGDPIVGFKTPFLILCGLTLASVALTPFAAAAALRYGVE, from the coding sequence ATGAGCCAGAGCCCGCGCACTCGACCGGCGCCGCTCCGGGCACTGCTGCTGCGCGATCTGCGGATCGGCCGGCGCATCGGCGGCGCTATCAGCATGGGCGTCGTGTTCTTCCTGTGCCTCGTCACGATTACGCCCTTCGCGGTGGGGCCGGACCAGACGCTGCTGGCACGCATCGGTCCGGCGATCCTCTGGATCGCGGCGCTGCTCGCGACGTTGCTGGGCCTCGACCGGCTGCTCCAGGCCGATGCCGAAGACGGCTCGCTCGATCTTTTCCTCACCAGCGAAACGCCGCTGGAATTGATCGTCCTCGTCAAATGCCTGGCGCATTGGCTGCTGACCGGCCTGCCGCTCGTCGCGGCGAGCCCGATTTTCGGCCTGATGCTGGGACTCGCGCCAGCCGAACTCCCGCGTGTCGTCGCCTCGCTGCTCGTCGGCACGCCGGCGCTGACCCTGCTCGGCGCCATCGGCGCGGCGCTGACGGTGAGCCTGCGCCGTGGCGGCCTTCTGCTCGCGGTGCTGATCCTGCCTCTGGCGGTGCCGGTTCTGATTTTCGGAGTGGCGGCGGCGGGCGATCCAATCGTCGGCTTCAAGACGCCGTTTCTGATCCTTTGCGGGCTGACGCTCGCCAGCGTAGCGCTGACGCCCTTCGCCGCGGCGGCGGCGCTACGGTACGGGGTGGAGTGA
- a CDS encoding ATP-grasp fold amidoligase family protein, with translation MALKDTIRPRLPGWADAIWQHWEQHGEFPNILRPKTFCDKVLHRILFERDERLIETTDKLRARAYVEKRLEAAVLPRLLHVTGDPATLPFDDLPPRFVVKPTHGSGWFEVVRDKTRLDRAALIATCRDWLARSYYGRHREWAYKNIVPRILVQELIDDGTGPLPLDYRVYTFGGKTTFIIVDKIENGVTCSRFFDLDWRRLDISNGLPEFSGDLPRPKHLAEMMRAAEILAEDTDFVRVDFFDTAAQLYFVEMTWTPNAGFRRFHPPVYERHFGDLWAKPGLAAVKSLHPVP, from the coding sequence ATGGCCCTGAAGGACACGATCAGACCTCGCCTGCCGGGCTGGGCGGACGCGATCTGGCAGCATTGGGAGCAGCACGGCGAATTTCCCAATATCCTGCGGCCGAAGACCTTCTGCGACAAGGTTTTGCATCGCATCCTCTTCGAACGCGACGAGCGGCTGATTGAAACGACCGACAAGCTGCGCGCCCGCGCCTATGTCGAAAAGCGCCTCGAGGCGGCTGTGCTCCCGAGGCTGCTCCATGTGACCGGCGATCCGGCCACCCTCCCCTTCGACGACCTGCCGCCACGATTCGTCGTAAAACCGACGCATGGATCGGGCTGGTTCGAGGTGGTGCGCGACAAGACGCGGCTCGACCGCGCCGCGTTGATCGCGACCTGTCGCGACTGGCTGGCGCGCAGCTATTACGGCCGCCATCGCGAATGGGCCTACAAGAACATCGTCCCGCGCATCCTCGTGCAGGAATTGATCGACGACGGCACCGGGCCGCTGCCGCTTGACTACCGGGTCTATACTTTCGGCGGCAAGACGACTTTCATCATCGTCGACAAGATCGAGAACGGCGTTACCTGCAGCCGTTTCTTCGACCTCGACTGGCGGCGGCTCGATATTTCCAACGGGCTGCCGGAATTTTCCGGCGACCTGCCGCGACCGAAACATCTGGCCGAGATGATGCGCGCCGCCGAAATCCTCGCGGAAGACACGGACTTCGTCCGCGTCGATTTCTTCGACACCGCCGCGCAGCTTTATTTCGTCGAGATGACCTGGACGCCGAACGCGGGTTTCAGGCGTTTTCACCCGCCGGTCTATGAGCGCCACTTCGGCGATCTCTGGGCAAAGCCCGGCCTCGCCGCGGTGAAATCACTCCACCCCGTACCGTAG
- a CDS encoding HugZ family protein, with the protein MNAPDRSENPPENQPESPKFDAVAEAKLLLRTVRWASLATLAPESGDPFATLVNVASAPDGSPILLLSQLAAHRRHIAADPRVSLLFYLPKKGDPLAHPRLTLGGRAILVEDTAERANLRARFLARHPKSALYADFPDFAFFRVELDSLHLNGGFGRAAPGLTVAQVLTPIAGATEFVAGEAGALAHVNQDHADFAPLLAQAFGRKSGGHWRTLGFDPEGVDLGNDETILRLPFPQPIATIAELRHALVALAQSARTQN; encoded by the coding sequence ATGAATGCCCCCGATCGATCCGAAAACCCGCCGGAAAATCAACCCGAAAGCCCGAAATTCGACGCTGTTGCCGAGGCAAAGCTGCTTCTGCGCACGGTTCGCTGGGCGAGCCTCGCCACCCTCGCACCCGAGTCGGGCGACCCCTTCGCCACCTTGGTCAATGTCGCGAGCGCCCCCGACGGCAGCCCCATCCTGCTGCTGTCGCAGCTCGCGGCCCACCGCCGGCATATCGCGGCCGATCCCCGGGTTTCGCTTCTGTTCTATCTGCCGAAAAAAGGTGATCCGCTGGCGCATCCGCGCCTTACCCTGGGCGGCCGGGCGATCTTGGTCGAAGACACGGCCGAACGCGCCAATCTGCGCGCCCGTTTTCTCGCCCGGCACCCGAAATCCGCGCTTTATGCGGACTTCCCGGACTTCGCCTTCTTCCGCGTCGAATTGGACAGCCTGCATCTCAACGGCGGCTTCGGCCGCGCCGCGCCGGGCCTCACCGTGGCGCAAGTCCTGACTCCGATCGCCGGTGCGACCGAGTTTGTCGCCGGCGAAGCGGGCGCGCTGGCGCATGTAAATCAAGACCACGCCGATTTCGCACCGCTGCTGGCGCAAGCCTTCGGCCGGAAAAGCGGCGGCCATTGGCGCACGCTGGGGTTCGACCCCGAGGGCGTCGATCTCGGCAATGATGAAACGATCCTGCGGCTACCCTTCCCGCAGCCGATCGCGACGATCGCCGAATTGCGGCACGCGCTGGTCGCGCTGGCGCAGTCGGCGCGGACGCAGAACTAA
- the ccmD gene encoding heme exporter protein CcmD encodes MNLAAPHVGYVIAAYGIAFVVIAVMILGTLIDYRTLKSSLERIAARANRGRDAGT; translated from the coding sequence ATGAATCTCGCCGCGCCGCATGTGGGCTATGTGATCGCCGCCTATGGCATCGCCTTCGTGGTGATCGCGGTCATGATCCTCGGCACGCTCATCGATTATCGGACGCTCAAGAGCAGCCTCGAACGGATCGCCGCGCGGGCAAATCGCGGTCGGGACGCCGGCACGTGA
- a CDS encoding PTS sugar transporter subunit IIA, translating to MIGMVLVTHGHLATEFRAALEHVVGPQKQIATVSIGPEDDMEERRRDILAAVRQVDHGMGVVVLTDMFGGTPSNLAISVMNGGQVEVVAGINLPMLIKLASIRDALSLDQAVLQAQDAGRKYIYVASRVLGGK from the coding sequence ATGATCGGGATGGTGCTGGTCACCCACGGCCATTTGGCGACCGAGTTCCGCGCCGCGCTGGAACATGTCGTCGGCCCGCAGAAGCAGATCGCCACCGTTTCCATTGGACCCGAGGATGATATGGAGGAGCGCCGCCGGGATATTCTCGCGGCGGTCAGGCAGGTCGATCACGGCATGGGCGTCGTGGTCTTGACCGATATGTTCGGCGGTACGCCGTCCAATCTGGCGATTTCAGTGATGAACGGCGGTCAGGTCGAGGTCGTTGCCGGCATCAACCTGCCCATGCTCATCAAGCTTGCCTCGATCCGCGACGCGCTGAGCCTCGACCAGGCGGTGCTTCAGGCGCAGGACGCCGGCCGCAAATATATCTATGTCGCCAGCCGCGTGCTTGGGGGCAAATGA
- a CDS encoding secondary thiamine-phosphate synthase enzyme YjbQ: MTELRQALHRLGVETYGQGLVEITKPIKDWLSHLDIEDGLLTLFCRHTSASLLIQENADPDVCRDLEAFFARIAPEDGNLYVHNAEGPDDMPAHIRAALTQTQLSIPLHGGKLLLGTWQGVYLFEHRRAPHHREVVLHLIGE; encoded by the coding sequence ATGACGGAACTCCGCCAGGCCCTTCACAGGCTGGGCGTCGAGACGTACGGCCAAGGGCTTGTCGAGATCACCAAGCCGATCAAGGATTGGCTGTCGCATCTCGATATCGAAGACGGGCTGCTGACGCTCTTCTGCCGGCACACCTCCGCCTCGCTGCTCATCCAGGAAAATGCCGATCCCGATGTGTGCCGTGATCTCGAAGCCTTCTTTGCGCGGATCGCGCCGGAGGACGGCAACCTCTACGTCCATAACGCGGAAGGCCCCGACGACATGCCGGCGCATATCCGCGCCGCGTTGACGCAGACGCAGCTTTCGATCCCCCTGCATGGCGGCAAGCTCCTGCTCGGCACCTGGCAGGGCGTCTATCTCTTCGAACATCGCCGCGCGCCGCATCACCGTGAAGTCGTGCTGCATCTCATCGGGGAATAG
- a CDS encoding HPr kinase/phosphorylase, translating into MSVGGAAPAPVAIYASAVAVGEAGILIRGASGAGKSSLALALLEAAHQMGRFGALIGDDVVHLFANHGRLIARGHPAVHGKIERRGQGIVEIGAESAAVVRLVVDLLPPDQAARYPDPVNPYVTLCDVELPLLRLRAGGGATDSALAAVAWLRQFGTI; encoded by the coding sequence GTGAGCGTTGGCGGAGCCGCCCCGGCGCCGGTCGCGATTTACGCCAGCGCGGTCGCGGTGGGAGAGGCCGGAATTCTCATCCGTGGGGCTTCCGGCGCGGGCAAGAGCAGCCTGGCGCTGGCCTTGCTGGAGGCGGCGCATCAAATGGGCCGGTTCGGCGCCCTGATCGGCGATGACGTGGTTCATCTCTTCGCAAATCACGGACGCTTGATCGCCCGCGGCCATCCGGCGGTGCACGGCAAAATCGAGCGCCGTGGCCAAGGCATCGTCGAGATCGGCGCGGAATCCGCCGCCGTGGTCCGGCTCGTCGTCGATCTTCTCCCACCGGATCAGGCGGCGCGCTATCCGGACCCGGTCAACCCTTATGTTACGCTTTGCGATGTAGAATTGCCGCTCTTGCGCTTGCGCGCCGGCGGCGGCGCCACCGATTCGGCGCTGGCGGCTGTGGCATGGCTTCGACAATTTGGGACAATCTGA
- a CDS encoding stimulus-sensing domain-containing protein — MSVEAHEQFEQVLEAPRKRNLRRSLAWRFWRRFRTLEQAVAIRFSSSLTRRIVVLNLGGLVALLLGFLYLNQFREGLIDARVQSLQVQGEIIAAAVAASASVATDAITVDPEKLLQLIPGKGGAPDESRPSLEFSINPERIGPVLRRLVSPTRTRARIYDRDGYLLLDSRALSARGDILRLDLPPQNEDTGNWLDRIWAAMKRSFTYNELPLYEDIGMANGNTYPEVARALSNEAKSVVRMNARGETIVSVAVPIELLHTVGGALLLSTQGGDIDAIIASERWAIIRVFLVSAAIMLLLSLLLAGTIAGPMHRLAEAAERVRRGIKSRQEIPDFTNRSDEIGHLSGALRDMTRALYHRMDAIESFAADVAHELKNPLTSLRSAVETLPIARTEDAHKRLLAIIQHDVRRLDRLISDISDASRLDAELARADMEPVNLARIVGTVVEIANHVEQESARVMLDIAAPGPGEDARKNGFLILGHDSRLGQVLNNLIDNAKSFSQPGGSVRVSLRPAKAALANGTLADGFEVIVDDDGPGIPADAFERIFERFYTDRPNQGFGQNSGLGLSISRQIIEAHGGRIRGMNRIAAGADGAPRILGARFVVWIRAAR; from the coding sequence ATGAGCGTCGAAGCGCACGAGCAGTTCGAGCAAGTCCTCGAAGCCCCGCGCAAGCGCAACCTCCGGCGCAGCCTCGCGTGGCGGTTCTGGCGGCGTTTCCGCACGCTTGAGCAGGCGGTCGCGATCCGCTTCTCGTCCTCGCTCACCCGCCGCATCGTCGTGCTCAACCTCGGCGGCCTCGTCGCGCTGCTGCTCGGCTTCCTCTATCTCAACCAGTTCCGCGAAGGTCTCATCGACGCGCGGGTGCAGAGCCTGCAGGTGCAGGGCGAGATCATCGCCGCGGCTGTCGCCGCTTCGGCAAGCGTCGCGACGGACGCAATCACCGTCGATCCGGAAAAGCTGCTGCAACTCATCCCCGGTAAAGGTGGCGCGCCCGACGAGAGCCGCCCCTCGCTCGAATTTTCCATAAATCCGGAGCGTATCGGTCCGGTGCTGCGCCGGCTCGTGTCGCCGACCCGCACCCGCGCCCGCATCTACGACCGTGACGGCTATCTGCTGCTCGATTCACGCGCGCTCAGCGCGCGCGGCGACATTCTGCGTCTCGATCTGCCGCCGCAGAACGAGGATACCGGCAACTGGCTGGACCGGATCTGGGCGGCGATGAAGCGCTCCTTCACCTATAACGAGCTGCCGCTCTACGAAGATATCGGCATGGCCAACGGCAATACCTATCCGGAAGTTGCCCGTGCGCTCTCCAACGAGGCCAAATCCGTCGTGCGGATGAACGCCAGGGGCGAGACGATCGTCTCCGTCGCCGTGCCGATCGAACTTCTGCACACCGTGGGCGGCGCGCTTCTGCTCTCGACGCAAGGCGGCGATATCGACGCGATCATCGCCTCCGAGCGCTGGGCGATTATCCGCGTCTTCCTGGTTTCGGCGGCGATCATGCTGCTGCTGTCGCTGCTGCTTGCGGGCACGATCGCCGGGCCGATGCACCGGCTGGCGGAAGCCGCCGAGCGGGTGCGGCGCGGCATCAAATCGCGCCAGGAGATTCCCGATTTCACCAACCGCAGCGACGAGATCGGCCATCTCTCCGGCGCGCTGCGCGACATGACGCGGGCGCTCTATCATCGCATGGACGCCATCGAGAGCTTCGCCGCCGATGTGGCGCACGAATTGAAAAATCCGCTCACTTCCCTGCGCAGCGCTGTCGAGACTCTGCCGATCGCCCGCACGGAGGACGCACACAAGCGCCTTCTCGCCATCATCCAGCACGACGTGCGCCGGCTCGACCGGCTGATCAGCGATATTTCCGATGCTTCGCGCCTCGATGCCGAACTCGCCCGTGCCGACATGGAGCCGGTCAATCTGGCGCGTATCGTCGGCACGGTCGTCGAGATCGCCAACCATGTCGAGCAGGAGAGCGCGCGCGTCATGCTCGATATTGCCGCGCCCGGCCCCGGCGAGGACGCACGCAAGAACGGCTTTTTGATTCTCGGTCACGACTCGCGTCTGGGTCAAGTTCTCAACAACCTGATCGACAACGCCAAATCCTTTTCCCAGCCGGGCGGCAGCGTCCGCGTCAGCCTGCGTCCGGCCAAAGCGGCGCTCGCCAACGGCACGCTGGCCGATGGCTTCGAGGTTATCGTCGATGACGATGGGCCGGGCATTCCCGCCGACGCCTTCGAGCGCATTTTCGAGCGCTTCTACACCGACCGGCCGAATCAGGGCTTCGGTCAGAATTCGGGCCTCGGCCTCTCCATCTCGCGCCAGATTATCGAGGCGCACGGCGGCCGTATCCGGGGGATGAACCGTATCGCCGCGGGTGCAGACGGCGCGCCGCGGATTCTGGGCGCGCGCTTTGTTGTCTGGATACGGGCGGCGCGGTGA
- a CDS encoding DsbE family thiol:disulfide interchange protein: MSETLPPIDETSEVPPRQRRAPLAYVPLFIFVGVVALLLGRLFSGDPSRLPSALIDKSAPAFDLPALLAGQPGLSDKDLRQGHVTVLNIFASWCGPCHEENPQLVALSHDKRLAGEGIRLVGIDYKDLPEDARRYLGQEGNPYAAIGVDASGRTGIDFGVYGVPETYIIKGDGKIAFKFVGPIDDATLRNAIWPQIEAARK; this comes from the coding sequence GTGAGCGAGACCCTGCCGCCCATTGACGAAACTTCGGAAGTGCCTCCGCGCCAGCGACGTGCGCCGCTGGCCTATGTGCCGCTGTTCATTTTTGTTGGCGTGGTCGCGCTGCTCCTGGGGCGACTTTTCTCGGGCGATCCCTCGCGTCTTCCCTCAGCGCTGATCGACAAATCCGCGCCGGCTTTCGATCTGCCGGCGCTCCTGGCGGGCCAGCCCGGGCTTTCGGACAAGGATCTGCGCCAGGGCCATGTCACGGTGCTCAACATTTTCGCCTCCTGGTGCGGTCCCTGCCACGAGGAAAATCCGCAGTTGGTGGCGCTTTCGCACGACAAGCGCCTCGCCGGTGAGGGCATAAGGCTGGTCGGCATCGACTATAAGGACCTGCCCGAGGATGCACGCCGCTACCTCGGCCAGGAGGGCAACCCCTATGCGGCCATCGGCGTCGATGCGAGCGGGCGCACCGGCATCGATTTCGGCGTCTATGGCGTACCCGAGACTTACATCATCAAGGGCGACGGCAAGATCGCCTTCAAATTCGTCGGCCCCATCGACGACGCGACGCTGCGGAACGCCATCTGGCCGCAGATCGAGGCCGCCCGCAAATAG
- a CDS encoding heme ABC transporter permease — translation MERMPNFANPTQFLRLVRVLVPIMAVLTAILLAVGLTLALFVAPPDYQQGETVRIMYLHVPSAWMAMFVYLVMSSAAIGTLVFRHPLADVAQKAAAPLGAGFTFLCLTTGSLWGEPEWGTWWVWDARLTSVLVLFLIYLGIIAMWQVIEDPGKAARLVAIFTLVGAVNIPIIKFSVDWWHTLHQPASVFRMGGPTVAASMLWPLLIMALGFTTLFLTLHMLAIRNEILRRRLRRLSLLAAAGAAPLDIVLEPAE, via the coding sequence ATGGAGCGCATGCCGAATTTCGCCAATCCGACGCAATTCCTGCGGCTTGTGCGCGTCCTGGTGCCGATCATGGCCGTGCTCACGGCCATCCTGCTGGCCGTCGGGCTCACGCTCGCGCTTTTCGTCGCGCCGCCGGACTATCAGCAGGGCGAGACGGTGCGGATCATGTATCTGCACGTGCCTTCGGCCTGGATGGCGATGTTCGTCTATCTCGTCATGTCCTCGGCGGCGATTGGGACGCTGGTCTTCCGCCATCCGCTCGCCGATGTGGCGCAGAAGGCGGCGGCACCGCTCGGCGCGGGGTTCACGTTTTTATGCCTGACGACCGGCTCGCTCTGGGGCGAGCCCGAATGGGGCACCTGGTGGGTCTGGGACGCGCGGCTCACCTCCGTGCTGGTCCTTTTTCTCATCTATCTCGGCATCATCGCGATGTGGCAGGTGATCGAGGACCCGGGCAAGGCGGCGCGGCTGGTCGCCATCTTCACCCTCGTCGGCGCGGTCAATATTCCGATCATCAAATTCTCGGTCGATTGGTGGCACACGCTGCATCAGCCGGCCTCGGTGTTCCGCATGGGTGGCCCGACCGTCGCAGCCTCGATGCTCTGGCCGCTGCTCATCATGGCGCTCGGCTTCACCACGCTGTTTCTGACGCTGCACATGCTGGCGATCCGCAACGAAATCTTGCGCCGCCGCCTGCGCCGCCTATCGCTGCTCGCCGCCGCCGGCGCCGCTCCCCTCGACATCGTGCTGGAGCCGGCGGAATGA
- a CDS encoding HPr family phosphocarrier protein, with the protein MNEARQPLPEIDDGTLVRELPIINRKGLHARATAKFVQCVEQFAADVTVSRAGETVGGTSIMGILTLGAGIGSTIIVTARGKEAAEVLDALEALIANRFGEDE; encoded by the coding sequence ATGAACGAGGCCCGGCAACCCCTTCCCGAGATCGACGACGGTACGCTTGTGCGCGAACTGCCGATCATCAATCGTAAGGGCCTGCATGCGCGCGCGACCGCGAAATTCGTCCAGTGCGTCGAGCAGTTCGCGGCCGATGTCACTGTGAGCCGCGCCGGCGAGACGGTCGGCGGCACCTCGATCATGGGCATATTGACGCTCGGCGCCGGCATTGGCTCGACCATCATCGTCACGGCCAGGGGGAAGGAAGCCGCTGAAGTCCTCGACGCGCTCGAAGCGCTGATCGCCAACAGATTCGGCGAAGACGAATAA
- a CDS encoding response regulator transcription factor — translation MPTIALVDDDRNILTSVSIALEGEGYRVQTYTDGSTALDGLKTNPPDLAIFDIKMPRMDGMELLRRLRQKSDLPVIFLTSKDEEIDELFGLKMGADDFIRKPFSQRLLVERVRAILRRANPKEAAAQKESEAKILERGLLKMDPERHTCTWKNEPVTLTVTEFLILQALATRPGVVKSRNALMDAAYDDQVYVDDRTIDSHIKRLRKKFKIVDEEFEMIETLYGVGYRFKE, via the coding sequence ATGCCGACGATCGCCTTGGTCGATGATGACCGCAACATCCTCACATCGGTTTCCATCGCGCTCGAGGGGGAAGGCTATCGGGTTCAGACTTACACCGACGGCTCGACCGCGCTCGACGGGTTGAAGACCAATCCGCCAGACCTCGCGATTTTTGATATCAAGATGCCGCGCATGGACGGCATGGAGCTGTTGCGGCGGCTGCGGCAGAAGTCCGATCTGCCGGTCATCTTCCTCACCTCGAAGGATGAGGAGATCGATGAATTGTTCGGCCTCAAGATGGGCGCCGACGATTTCATCCGCAAACCCTTCTCGCAGCGTCTGCTGGTCGAGCGCGTCCGCGCTATCCTGCGCCGCGCCAACCCCAAGGAAGCGGCGGCGCAAAAGGAGTCCGAGGCCAAGATCCTCGAGCGCGGCCTGCTCAAGATGGACCCCGAGCGCCATACCTGCACCTGGAAGAACGAGCCGGTGACGCTCACCGTGACCGAGTTCCTCATTCTTCAGGCGCTGGCGACCCGGCCCGGCGTCGTCAAGAGCCGCAACGCGCTGATGGATGCCGCCTATGACGATCAGGTCTATGTCGATGACCGCACGATCGATAGCCACATCAAGCGCCTGCGCAAGAAGTTCAAAATCGTCGACGAGGAGTTCGAGATGATCGAAACCCTTTACGGCGTCGGTTATCGATTCAAGGAATGA